Within Acinetobacter sp. LoGeW2-3, the genomic segment CTGTTCTAGTGCGTGCACGGGAGAATCCTCAAGACCAGATGCTTTTTCAAGCAAAAGCGTATTTTAAAAAGCACCCGGAAAAAATCAAGCGAAAATCGTTAAAAATACTCAGTTCGTTGGACCTTTATAGCCAGTCAGTAATAAACCATATGAAGTTTTCTTGTCAACATGCGCTACTTTGACGGGTAAGTAATCAAGTTTAGGCGCTAACCAGAAAATAGTTTCACGTCCCGGCTTGTCGTGTTTCATGACGACTTTCATGGTGCTAAAGGTGCCGTAACTGGTTTTAATATTTTCCGTGCCTTGTTTAACGAACTTACGCGCTTCCAGTTCTTTGGCATCTGCAATGTAGTAATTGCTCTTTAAACCAGATGCTTTTAAATCTTCACGAATCTGTAACTCAGCATTCAATTCATCCAGTGCACCATCTCTCCAGGCAAATGAACGAGCCTTATCATCTTTTTTAGTGGTGATGGTTTTAGAAGACGGATTGAACTTGATGCTCATAGTATTGTTATTGACCAAAACCTTACTGCTACGACTAAAGCTGGTTGAACCAATCTTGCCATTATTAAAAGTAAAATGGCTGGTTTCTGTCGCAGAAGCAATCGCAGCAGCCTTAGCTGCGAATACGTAAGTCCAGTTATTACCTGATTTGCTCAAGGTACGTGTCGCTGAACCCATGTTCTTGCCATTGTAGCTGAACTGATAAGTCGCTTGGAATGGACTCATGGCAAACGCTTGACTGGACATGCCTGTAAATACCAGTGCTGTAGCCAGTCCTGCAGTCATACCAATAGTTTTAACGAAGTGTTGTGCCATAAGTGAATTTTCCTATATGAAAGGGCAGTCAGTCACTTCTGCCAAGTTTTAATTATGGGATTAAAATGTGAAGATTGAACTGACAGAATTCGCAGAAGTGTATCATTCATGTAGTTTTTTTCACTGTCATTTCACAATTTAAGAGTCTGCTTTTTGCTTGATAGGTGTTACCTGATTTTCACTAAATTCATCTGCATCATCCCAGCTCTCTTCTTTCTCTTGAGATAGCTTTCTGAATAAAGCGGTCAGATTCACATTACCAATCACTACCAACTCAGCCTCACGCAGTACAGCATGATTGACATGAACTTTGGATAGCGTATCGATGACTGATCGACTCTTACCCAGCCAGCGGTTGAGATCTAAATGCAATAAATCATCAACGACTTTGATTACACCTAGTTTCTCCAGAATCATACCAAGTGGGTCTTTGTTTAGAACTCGCTGATAGAAGAACAAGGCACAACGTACCCCAAGTTTATAGAATACATTCGGGTATTTGGCATCAATGACTTGGGTATCACTAACCTGTTCAAAT encodes:
- a CDS encoding DUF3108 domain-containing protein; the encoded protein is MAQHFVKTIGMTAGLATALVFTGMSSQAFAMSPFQATYQFSYNGKNMGSATRTLSKSGNNWTYVFAAKAAAIASATETSHFTFNNGKIGSTSFSRSSKVLVNNNTMSIKFNPSSKTITTKKDDKARSFAWRDGALDELNAELQIREDLKASGLKSNYYIADAKELEARKFVKQGTENIKTSYGTFSTMKVVMKHDKPGRETIFWLAPKLDYLPVKVAHVDKKTSYGLLLTGYKGPTN